One window of the Cryptomeria japonica chromosome 7, Sugi_1.0, whole genome shotgun sequence genome contains the following:
- the LOC131056875 gene encoding inactive protein kinase SELMODRAFT_444075 yields MNSAGTSASSSSDRTSNSPSEFHFELAIGYIEHVLSPFTNEGSPSKVLDSRMRLRDMMAPVASDFSKVCEGISQGAKMFADEKCHKSNLSSQVHTLVSGLLRGLGNAHWAAVGLLVIAHVIERLDKISTNDRECIDLLKGLLDLAKFIKMVKDINADFHTDILRKMNEAVHLIFSGAILCHSFISCKKISKFVLTKNTSEELCYLRGKVDRMKIDMLLQMNFMLMSSLTLHISRQQQHTDDGRLQHQPSNDIGISERTTPPKIEPVRSLSTGAENIPILNGENGPQPAKRLPRTILKFGAYLKYFTSELTTLVSHSFRECRKPMHTQSFKQLSLETSMVLNDDHLSIMATREEIGRKPIKFSLKDLREATNEFREILDQGGFGYTYRGTLTDGRQVVVKRSRDQSSTLVDELFVIANLRHPNILNLVGSCNTGSECLLVYDYMPNGNLSNLLFKSEQRIDWPTRRKIIEGVINALVYLHENEEHCIVHRDIKPTNILLDGQFNAKVSDFGIARMLPRRKYRAHEEGVFVKIGEVYGDTYHSTGAAGTLGYIAPECIRSGYVTKKADIYSFGLLLLNVVSGIRCLELVSIKDGMRSLIDRAWILHKEERLSKLIDPRLLNTKGFDSKSIFRTILVALWCIQIDPSKRPTASRALEMLTTDEKIPRPQQR; encoded by the exons ATGAATAGCGCTGGAACTTCGGCATCTTCTTCCAGTGACAGGACTTCCAACAGTCCTTCCGAATTTCACTTTGAATTGGCTATTGGCTATATAGAGCATGTATTATCTCCTTTTACTAATGAG GGTTCGCCCTCTAAAGTTCTGGACAGCAGAATGAGACTTAGAGATATGATGGCGCCCGTTGCATCAGATTTTTcaaaagtatgtgaaggaatttcacAAGGTGCGAAGATGTTTGCTGATGAG AAATGTCATAAAAGCAATCTTTCCAGCCAAGTTCATACATTGGTGTCAGGGTTATTGAGAGGACTGGGGAATGCACATTGGGCTGCTGTGGGGCTTTTAGTAATAGCTCATGTTATAGAAAGATTGGACAAAATATCTACAAATGATAGGGAATGTATTGACCTCCTCAAAGGCCTGCTTGACCTGGCTAAGTTTATCAAAATGGTGAAAGATATCAATGCTGATTTCCACACAGATATTTTAAGAAAAATGAACGAAGCTGTTCATTTGATTTTCAGTGGTGCGATTTTATGTCATTCGTTCATCAGTTGCAAGAAAATATCCAA GTTTGTCTTGACAAAGAATACTTCCGAAGAACTTTGCTATCTCCGGGGCAAAGTGGACAGAATGAAAATCGATATGCTTCTTCAGATGAATTTTATGCTTATGTCTTCTCTTACTTTGCACATATCAAGGCAACAGCAACATACAGATGATGGAAGGTTGCAGCACCAACCCTCCAATGATATCG GTATATCTGAACGAACAACTCCGCCAAAGATCGAGCCCGTACGAAGCCTCTCAACAGGAGCTGAGAATATACCTATTCTTAATGGAGAAAATGGCCCCCAACCAGCGAAAAGGCTACCAAGAACGATTCTGAAATTTGGGGCATATCTAAAATATTTTACCAGTGAGCTTACAACATTGGTTTCACATAGTTTTCGAGAATGTCGAAAGCCTATGCATACCCAATCCTTTAAACAACTTTCCTTAGAAACAAGTATGGTGTTGAACGATGACCATTTATCTATAATGGCGACTAGAGAAGAGATTGGAAGAAAACCAATAAAGTTTTCTCTCAAGGATTTGCGGGAAGCAACAAACGAGTTTCGGGAGATTCTGGACCAGGGAGGGTTTGGCTATACATACAGA GGAACTTTGACGGATGGAAGGCAAGTCGTAGTAAAGAGATCACGGGATCAAAGCAGCACACTAGTGGATGAGTTGTTTGTCATAGCAAATCTACGTCATCCAAACATTTTGAATCTGGTGGGATCTTGCAATACAGGAAGCGAGTGTCTTCTAGTCTATGATTATATGCCCAATGGAAATCTCTCAAATTTACTCTTCA AATCCGAGCAAAGGATTGACTGGCCCACTAGAAGGAAGATCATAGAGGGAGTAATAAATGCACTGGTGTATCTTCACGAGAATGAAGAACACTGTATTGTGCAcagagacattaagcccaccaacaTTCTACTTGATGGGCAATTTAATGCCAAGGTCTCGGATTTTGGAATCGCAAGAATGCTTCCAAGAAGGAAATATAGAGCCCATGAGGAAGGAGTTTTTGTGAAAATTGGAGAAGTGTATGGTGATACCTATCATTCAACGGGGGCAGCTGGAACACT TGGTTACATAGCCCCTGAGTGTATAAGGAGTGGTTATGTCACAAAAAAGGCAGACATTTACAGTTTTGGGTTGTTATTATTGAATGTGGTTTCTGGCATAAGATGTTTAGAACTCGTAAGCATAAAAGATGGGATGCGCAGTCTTATAGATCGG GCATGGATATTACATAAAGAAGAGCGCCTTAGTAAGCTAATAGACCCTCGATTACTCAACACCAAAGGTTTTGATTCAAAAAGTATATTTAGAACAATATTAGTAGCTCTTTGGTGCATTCAAATTGATCCATCCAAACGACCAACAGCTTCCAGAGCATTGGAAATGCTTACAACAGACGAGAAGATTCCAAGGCCACAACAGCGATGA